The Tenuifilum thalassicum genome includes the window AATTTTTCGCCAGCCTTAATAACAGCCCGATGAACCCTATCGCCATACATTCCTTTACCACCATACTTAGGGAGTAAAGCTGGATGAATATTTACAATTCTACTAGGAAATGCAGACACTATTTCCTCAGGTATCATTTTTAGGAACCCTGCCAGAACAATGAAATCGATATTATTCTCAGTTAGATGTTGCAGTACCGATCCATCTTGCAATTCAGCTTTAGAAAAAACATATAGAGGAATACTATACTTTTTAGCACGCTCTATTACAAAGGCTTTAGGGTTGTCGGTTGCAATTAGCTTAACCTTTCCGTATTGTTTTCTTAGTTCGAAGTGCTTGATAATCTGCTCAGCGTTAGATCCTGAACCCGAAGCAAAAATCGCTATGTTTTTCATTTTCTGTATCTTAGAAATCTTTTTTAAACGATCGTCAAAAAATTTTTGTTAATGAAGGTCAAAAATATGAACAAAAAAATTACTTTTGCCACGTTTTTTACATCTGATTTGTTTTCAGATGAAAATATTTTTTTCTTTGTGAACAGAAAACTCTAATTACTAACTAAATTTTAAAATTATGTCAGACATTGCAACTAGAGTTAAGTCAATCATCGTTGACAAATTAGGAGTAGATGAGAACGAGGTAACTCCTGAAGCAAGTTTCACCAACGATCTTGGTGCTGATTCATTGGACACTGTAGAATTAATCATGGAATTTGAAAAGGAATTCAACCTATCTATTCCTGATGAAGATGCTGAAAAGATTGGCACCGTTGGCGATGCAATCAAGTACATTGAAGAGCACAGCAAGTAATTAAAATTTATTAACCAGTAAGGCAAATTTTGGTTTAAATAAAACTTATTTAGTTATGGAAATGAAGCGTGTTGTTGTTACAGGTATTGGAACCATTAACCCCTTAGGTAACAATATTCAGGAATACTGGACCAACCTCGAGAATGGAGTTAGTGGTTGTGAACTTATTACAAGTTTTGACACGTCGAAATTCAGAACCAAATTTGCCTGCATGGTCAAAAATTTTGACCCTAATAATTACTTCGACCGAAAAGAGGTAAAAAAACTCGATCCTTATTCACAATTTGCGCTGGTGGCAGTTGAAGAAGCCATGAAGGATTCGGGACTAAACCTTGAGGCAATAGACCATGATATGGCCGGAGTAATTTGGGCATCGGGCATTGGGGGACTACAAACCCTTACCGAGGAATTAAGGAGCTATTTCGGTGGTGATGGTACTCCCCGATTTAGCCCTTTTTTCATTCCTAGAATGATTTCAG containing:
- a CDS encoding acyl carrier protein, with protein sequence MSDIATRVKSIIVDKLGVDENEVTPEASFTNDLGADSLDTVELIMEFEKEFNLSIPDEDAEKIGTVGDAIKYIEEHSK
- the purN gene encoding phosphoribosylglycinamide formyltransferase, producing MKNIAIFASGSGSNAEQIIKHFELRKQYGKVKLIATDNPKAFVIERAKKYSIPLYVFSKAELQDGSVLQHLTENNIDFIVLAGFLKMIPEEIVSAFPSRIVNIHPALLPKYGGKGMYGDRVHRAVIKAGEKFSGITIHYVNERYDEGDIVFQARCEVKDDDTVKSLATRVHELEWKYYPEVIENLIKDL